One Bemisia tabaci chromosome 7, PGI_BMITA_v3 DNA window includes the following coding sequences:
- the LOC109031422 gene encoding uncharacterized protein has protein sequence MRRRVDLCVHLIFATISGLHAAIIPPPWGDPTTNPCVTQPGGWQLIFWPADKKCYRIFQKGYPCPDTMELVPGTGGGPPICQCPPGSAQSAKDGRCHLLFQTAPCDPGQYFAPLPIDLEGQRWGKCVDPEPCPEDHLFWAKDKQCYSANSRGPCPEGQLLISSKTSPSIGECRCESTGHLSQYYWSPTGTCHEHYTTGPCLERGGIFLPGGKCGCHHTLPHYHNLTNRCYPLGGAGPCSQGQQFIVQVPGNRAECVCKEGYVRWVGDNACYRPYTRGPCPPGQLYSVNYTITGMEIGCIPLPCQTGRLYFPGGKGCHRVGSQGPCPPGQIVLFQDSVKTSIEGISYQGMCGCKATSSDPNTIFPMPFRGEPGNPLNQCGAQARQSNSNLISGSEDNSEILEDLCGSKRGVIQWADGTCRQLYTQGPCNVGEWIVPDRGKGQRKGRGWKVGKCECRPGFTPNRDEKTNITTCLPPVVTIAKFLNSKSYQFNNSFTSPQQKFKPSTTYRYKNHKEPTSTERSTEVLIKNTLSAENEARNHRSDDSLKARKELKEKRLRGSEVEITESSRRSDDETLETTTSFSENVIKGLSEDNARALREDLNEPEKRPSSTLVPIIDLETLFEELSSSSVELR, from the exons ATGAGACGGCGAGTCGATCTGTGCGTGCACTTGATATTCGCGACGATATCCGGGCTGCACGCCGCCATCATCCCGCCCCCGTGGGGCGACCCCACGACCAACCCTTGCGTCACGCAGCCTGGAGGATGGCAACTCATCTTCTGGCCCGCCGACAAGAAGTGCTACCGCATCTTCCAGAAAG GTTACCCATGTCCAGACACAATGGAGTTGGTTCCAGGGACAGGTGGTGGACCTCCCATTTGCCAATGTCCACCAGGATCTGCCCAGAGCGCCAAGGATGGCCGTTGTCATCTACTCTTTCAGACAGCTCCCTGTGACCCTGGACAGTACTTTGCACCACTCCCCATTGA TTTAGAGGGACAGCGATGGGGAAAATGTGTGGATCCTGAACCCTGTCCTGAAGACCACTTATTCTGGGCTAAGGACAAGCAGTGCTATTCTGCCAACTCGAGAGGGCCCTGTCCAGAGGGACAACTGCTCATCTCTAGCAAAACCAGTCCATCGATAGGAGAGTGCCGCTGCGAAAGTACAGGACACTTGTCCCAATATTACTGGAGTCCCACAGGAACTTGCCATGAGCATTACACAACAG GTCCTTGCCTAGAGAGAGGCGGAATATTTTTGCCAGGAGGTAAATGTGGCTGTCACCATACTCTTCCACATTATCATAACTTGACAAACCGGTGCTATCCGTTAG GTGGAGCTGGGCCCTGTTCGCAAGGGCAGCAGTTTATAGTCCAAGTGCCTGGAAACAGAGCTGAATGTGTCTGCAAGGAAGGCTACGTCCGTTGGGTGGGCGATAATGCCTGCTACCGACCATACACCAGAGGACCTTGTCCCCCAGGTCAACTCTACAGCGTAAATTACACG ATAACTGGAATGGAAATTGGATGCATTCCTCTACCGTGCCAGACAGGGAGGCTGTACTTCCCAGGCGGCAAAGGTTGCCACAGGGTGGGATCTCAAGGACCCTGTCCACCCGGTCAAATTGTTCTGTTTCAAGACAGTGTGAAAACAAGCATTGAGGGCATATCATACCAAGGGATGTGCGGCTGCAAGGCAACGTCTTCTGATCCAAA TACAATATTTCCCATGCCATTCAGAGGAGAGCCTGGCAACCCTCTCAACCAATGCGGGGCTCAAGCACGCCAGTCGAACTCAAATCTGATCTCTGGGAGTGAAGACAACTCCGAAATTCTGGAGGACCTGTGTGGCTCTAAGCGTGGCGTCATCCAATGGGCAGATGGAACATGTCGGCAACTTTACACACAAGGCCCCTGCAATGTAGGTGAATGGATAGTGCCTGATCGAGGCAAAGGTCAGCGCAAAGGCAGAGGGTGGAAGGTTGGGAAATGTGAGTGCCGCCCCGGCTTCACACCCAACCGAGATGAGAAGACCAACATCACTACATGTCTACCACCAGTCGTTACAATTGCAAAGTTCTTGAACAGCAAGAGTTACCAATTCAACAACAGTTTTACTAGTCCGCAACAAAAGTTCAAGCCGTCAACCACCTACAGATATAAAAACCACAAAGAGCCTACCAGCACGGAGCGGAGCACTGAGgttctgataaaaaatacttTGAGCGCCGAGAACGAGGCGCGCAATCACAGGAGCGACGATTCTCTGAAAGCTAGAAAAGAGCTAAAAGAGAAGAGACTCAGAGGATCTGAGGTAGAGATAACCGAGAGCAGTAGGCGGTCGGATGACGAAACATTAGAAACAACGACGAGTTTCAGTGAGAATGTGATTAAAGGTCTGAGTGAGGACAATGCTAGAGCTTTGAGGGAAGAtttgaatgagccagaaaaaagGCCGTCAAGTACACTTGTGCCCATAATAGATTTAGAAACGCTATTTGAAGAATTAAGTTCATCTAGTGTTGAATTGCGgtga